The following are encoded in a window of Collinsella aerofaciens genomic DNA:
- a CDS encoding GntR family transcriptional regulator translates to MNASSKKKLAQYEHLAGMLRDRIAAGIYARGDKLPSEMELMDESGLSRSTVRHALKVLVDEGLVRTERGRGAFVADTPALHENNLVFSSYTKQVEGQGMKPTTRTVDSGFAKAAGSMAKFFDAAVGSKLVKLVRLRYLDDVPLCLETTYLPPSFETLIDRDINGSLYATLRQEFHRAPAQGHKTFEVCYASQNEAFLLNVERGQALILITDYVYDTDGRPLHISKRIQRTDRAKYTEPIG, encoded by the coding sequence ATGAACGCTTCGTCTAAAAAGAAACTGGCCCAATACGAGCACTTGGCGGGCATGCTGCGCGACCGCATCGCCGCCGGCATCTACGCACGCGGAGACAAGCTGCCGTCCGAGATGGAACTCATGGACGAATCGGGGCTGTCGCGCAGCACCGTGCGCCATGCCCTTAAGGTGCTCGTTGATGAGGGTCTGGTTCGCACCGAGCGCGGGCGTGGTGCCTTTGTGGCCGACACGCCGGCGCTCCACGAGAACAACCTGGTGTTTTCGAGCTATACCAAGCAGGTCGAAGGTCAGGGCATGAAGCCCACCACGCGCACCGTGGACTCGGGCTTTGCCAAGGCGGCCGGCAGCATGGCTAAGTTCTTTGACGCCGCCGTGGGCAGCAAGCTCGTCAAACTTGTCCGCCTGCGCTACCTGGACGACGTGCCGCTGTGCCTGGAGACCACCTACCTGCCGCCAAGCTTCGAGACGCTCATCGATCGCGATATCAACGGTTCGCTCTACGCGACGCTGCGCCAAGAATTCCATCGAGCGCCAGCACAGGGACATAAGACCTTTGAGGTGTGCTATGCCTCGCAAAACGAGGCGTTTTTGCTCAACGTTGAGCGCGGGCAGGCGCTGATCCTAATCACCGACTACGTCTACGACACCGACGGCCGCCCGCTGCACATCTCCAAGCGCATCCAACGCACCGACCGTGCCAAATACACCGAGCCCATCGGCTAG
- a CDS encoding SIS domain-containing protein — protein sequence MTTQEQVKDVVSQVLADKADKGGIKRVVWIGAGGSNGGNYPAQYFMEHEATQVVSSSYTSNEFVHATPAYVNENTLAVVVSMRGTKETIVAAQVAKDHGASTIAIYVDESGLTEVCDYKIQYDSLAVDESCMGRTNSAVVTMIAMELTQQTEGYAEYETAMAAFDLVDPIYRKAVEYTRPLAAKWAEQNADKPCINVMAQGPLFGAAYVFSICNVQEMLQIDSCTINTCDFFHGPFEILDKRTSLFQLISVGRSRCNDERGIRFVNQYGGERVYQLDAKELGLNDIKDSVSEYFNHLIFAPILNNVYMRALSAVTHKDYMTRRYMWKLDY from the coding sequence ATGACTACTCAGGAACAGGTTAAGGATGTCGTCTCCCAGGTTTTGGCTGACAAGGCAGACAAGGGCGGCATCAAGCGCGTCGTGTGGATTGGCGCTGGCGGATCCAACGGCGGCAACTATCCTGCCCAGTACTTTATGGAGCACGAGGCCACGCAGGTCGTGAGCTCCAGCTACACCAGCAACGAGTTCGTGCACGCCACCCCGGCCTACGTCAACGAGAACACCCTGGCCGTCGTCGTGTCCATGCGCGGCACCAAGGAGACCATCGTTGCCGCCCAGGTCGCCAAGGACCACGGCGCCAGCACCATCGCCATCTATGTTGACGAGTCCGGCCTCACCGAGGTCTGCGACTACAAGATCCAGTACGACAGCCTGGCCGTCGATGAGTCCTGTATGGGCCGCACCAACTCCGCCGTCGTGACCATGATCGCCATGGAGCTTACGCAGCAGACCGAGGGCTATGCCGAGTACGAGACCGCTATGGCCGCCTTCGACTTGGTTGACCCCATCTATCGCAAGGCCGTCGAGTACACCCGTCCGCTCGCTGCCAAGTGGGCCGAGCAGAACGCCGACAAGCCCTGCATCAACGTCATGGCCCAGGGCCCGCTCTTTGGTGCCGCCTACGTCTTTAGCATCTGCAACGTGCAGGAGATGCTGCAGATCGACTCCTGCACCATCAACACCTGCGACTTCTTCCACGGCCCCTTCGAGATTCTGGACAAGCGCACCTCGCTGTTCCAGCTCATCAGTGTCGGCCGCAGCCGCTGCAACGACGAGCGCGGCATCCGCTTCGTCAACCAGTACGGTGGCGAGCGCGTCTATCAGCTCGATGCCAAGGAGCTTGGCCTCAACGACATCAAGGACAGCGTGAGCGAATACTTCAACCACCTGATCTTTGCGCCGATCCTCAACAACGTGTATATGCGCGCGCTTTCTGCCGTCACCCACAAGGACTACATGACGCGCCGCTACATGTGGAAGCTGGACTACTAG
- a CDS encoding DMT family transporter: MKKSNLGYVLVLIAALMWGSIGIFVKGISALGVSSQSMAAFRLLSGAVLMAPVLAFMGCQGGDREGKASGPLALFKASPKELVPCALLGIIGLATANTLYYECMGEVGMSTASVLLYTSPVFGVMLGRVLYREDVTPNKLVAIAFNIGGCVLAVTNGDLSGFHFSVWGVTSGVIAGFCGASLAVFSRIATKTVHPLAVTFWGLVFGGAVMAAIAAPWPDVAAAMSPQLLLLFLGFGLIPTAVAYVLYMQGLSMGLETSKVPVVMSFETVVTVLVGIGIYAEPAGAIKVLGIVLVLASILIMNTDFSKLRNSVFVGHVVESMTFKPNAWWTEKSQDMDLFKERTGIALEPTVQESPWYFVR; this comes from the coding sequence TTGAAGAAAAGCAATCTGGGCTATGTGCTGGTGCTGATCGCCGCGCTTATGTGGGGCAGCATCGGAATCTTTGTAAAAGGCATCTCGGCCCTGGGTGTTTCGTCTCAGAGCATGGCGGCCTTTCGCCTGTTGTCAGGTGCCGTCTTAATGGCTCCGGTCTTGGCGTTCATGGGTTGCCAGGGAGGCGATCGTGAGGGAAAAGCATCGGGTCCCCTGGCACTGTTCAAGGCAAGTCCTAAAGAGCTTGTTCCCTGTGCGCTTCTTGGCATTATCGGCCTCGCTACCGCTAACACGCTTTATTACGAGTGTATGGGCGAGGTGGGCATGTCCACGGCCTCGGTGCTGCTCTACACCTCGCCGGTGTTTGGCGTCATGCTCGGCCGCGTGCTTTATCGCGAGGATGTGACTCCCAACAAGCTCGTTGCCATCGCTTTTAATATCGGTGGCTGTGTGCTTGCAGTGACCAATGGCGACCTTTCCGGTTTCCATTTTTCGGTTTGGGGCGTCACGTCGGGCGTGATTGCGGGCTTTTGTGGCGCGTCGCTCGCGGTGTTTAGCCGGATAGCAACCAAGACGGTCCACCCGCTGGCTGTCACGTTTTGGGGCCTTGTTTTTGGCGGTGCGGTTATGGCGGCTATCGCGGCTCCGTGGCCAGATGTCGCCGCGGCAATGTCGCCTCAGCTGCTGCTGCTGTTCCTTGGTTTTGGACTCATCCCCACAGCCGTGGCCTATGTCTTATATATGCAGGGTCTGTCCATGGGGCTCGAGACATCGAAAGTTCCCGTCGTAATGTCTTTCGAGACAGTCGTCACCGTACTGGTGGGCATTGGCATCTACGCCGAGCCCGCCGGCGCGATCAAGGTCCTGGGCATCGTGCTGGTGCTCGCGTCCATCCTGATCATGAACACCGACTTCTCCAAGCTGCGCAACAGTGTGTTTGTCGGTCATGTTGTTGAGAGCATGACCTTTAAGCCCAACGCGTGGTGGACGGAGAAATCGCAGGACATGGATCTGTTTAAGGAGCGCACCGGCATCGCGCTGGAGCCCACCGTGCAGGAAAGCCCCTGGTACTTTGTGCGATAG
- a CDS encoding PTS mannose/fructose/sorbose transporter subunit IIAB — MNQIILASHGGLAAGAKDTLEMVLGDVSNVHVVSLARDDKEPITNKVDALIATFNADDTVYVLTDMLGSSVNNSMVELSKNGTKFTVVSGFNIPLALTLAMSPVPIKGAELAALINEARTGLTNPNAPVEAAAAPAKKAKASRHSSGPAKIVLARLDYRLLHGQVVFTWTTKVQAERIIVVDNAAANDDIKKGALKLAKPQGVRLNVFTVERALAKMDKLNTLGERVMFVFGNTAEMLQFCQGYKLDAINLGATANHDGADQIGGKDSSVFFDATQKADVNQLLDMGIKLYVQQTPTYQSVDIDAKL; from the coding sequence ATGAATCAGATCATTCTCGCATCTCATGGCGGCCTGGCCGCAGGCGCCAAAGACACGCTCGAGATGGTTCTCGGCGACGTGTCGAACGTCCACGTCGTGTCGCTTGCTCGTGACGACAAGGAGCCCATCACCAATAAGGTGGACGCTCTGATCGCCACGTTCAACGCGGACGACACCGTCTATGTGCTGACCGATATGCTCGGCAGCTCGGTCAACAACAGCATGGTCGAGCTTTCCAAGAACGGCACGAAGTTCACGGTTGTCAGCGGTTTCAACATTCCGCTGGCACTGACGCTCGCTATGAGCCCCGTCCCCATCAAGGGCGCCGAGCTCGCGGCCCTCATCAACGAGGCCCGTACCGGCCTGACCAACCCCAACGCACCGGTCGAGGCCGCTGCGGCTCCCGCCAAGAAGGCCAAGGCGTCCCGTCACAGCTCCGGTCCCGCCAAGATCGTCCTCGCACGTCTTGACTACCGTCTGCTGCACGGCCAGGTCGTCTTTACCTGGACCACCAAGGTTCAGGCCGAGCGCATCATCGTCGTCGACAACGCTGCCGCCAACGATGACATCAAGAAGGGCGCTCTTAAGCTGGCCAAGCCCCAGGGCGTGCGCCTGAACGTCTTCACCGTCGAGCGTGCCCTCGCCAAGATGGACAAGCTCAACACCCTCGGCGAGCGCGTCATGTTTGTCTTTGGCAACACTGCCGAGATGCTGCAGTTCTGCCAGGGTTACAAGCTCGACGCCATCAACCTGGGCGCCACCGCCAACCACGACGGTGCCGATCAGATTGGCGGCAAGGACAGCTCCGTCTTCTTCGACGCCACCCAGAAGGCCGACGTCAACCAGCTGCTCGACATGGGCATTAAGCTCTACGTCCAGCAGACCCCTACGTATCAGAGCGTCGACATCGACGCCAAGCTGTAA
- a CDS encoding PTS mannose/fructose/sorbose/N-acetylgalactosamine transporter subunit IIC: MNTFISAVLVGLVGVFCMWDSRLLGRLNFEQPLVGATLVGLLLGDVPTGLAVGAAVELVSMGLVQVGAAVPPDMVLGGIVAAAFACLTDASAETAMTIAIPVAVLGQLLGIVFRSIIAVLTHVADNAIDNGKFKTAYRMHICAGSGLYAIMYFLPIFLAVFVGTDLVQAIVNMVPEWLSTGLNVSTKIMTAYGLALLLTMMIKKGMTPFLFIGFLLAAYLNLSVIAVALIGVCLAVVFMGFKFNGSHAAAGVDSDYDPLEDDED; encoded by the coding sequence ATGAATACGTTCATCAGTGCGGTGCTCGTCGGCCTCGTCGGCGTGTTCTGCATGTGGGACTCCCGCCTGCTCGGTCGTCTTAACTTCGAGCAGCCCCTCGTTGGCGCTACGCTCGTCGGTCTGCTGCTGGGCGATGTGCCCACCGGTCTTGCCGTCGGTGCCGCCGTCGAGCTCGTGTCCATGGGCCTGGTGCAGGTCGGCGCCGCCGTTCCGCCCGATATGGTCCTGGGCGGCATCGTGGCCGCTGCCTTTGCGTGCCTGACCGATGCTTCCGCCGAGACCGCCATGACGATCGCCATCCCGGTCGCCGTCCTGGGTCAGCTCCTCGGCATCGTGTTCCGTTCCATCATCGCCGTCCTCACCCATGTGGCAGATAACGCGATTGATAACGGAAAGTTCAAGACCGCCTACCGTATGCACATCTGCGCCGGCTCCGGTTTGTACGCCATCATGTACTTCCTGCCGATCTTCCTCGCCGTCTTTGTTGGCACCGACCTGGTTCAGGCCATCGTCAACATGGTTCCCGAGTGGCTGTCCACTGGTCTTAACGTTTCGACCAAGATCATGACCGCCTACGGCTTGGCCCTGCTGCTCACCATGATGATCAAGAAGGGTATGACTCCGTTCCTGTTCATCGGTTTCCTGCTCGCCGCTTACCTCAACCTGTCCGTCATCGCGGTCGCTCTGATCGGTGTGTGCCTGGCTGTCGTCTTCATGGGCTTCAAGTTCAACGGTTCCCATGCAGCCGCCGGTGTCGATTCCGACTACGATCCGCTCGAAGACGACGAAGACTAA
- a CDS encoding PTS system mannose/fructose/sorbose family transporter subunit IID has translation MATATKDVSLNKKVSQFFWRSWAIQASWNYERQMNMGFLYGMVPTLDRLYPDESDPKQLAAKKEAYHRHMAFYNCTPQTSAFILGLAASMEEEYAKDPENFNPDSINAVKTSLMGPLSGIGDSFFQGTIRVIAFGLGVQLAQQGSIMGPILALLISIVPSVLITWFAAKMGYQGGHEYLSKLQGGDLMEKLMYVCGIVGLMSVGGMIATLIGATTPLQFAEGTVVIQDILDGMMPQMISLGLTGLMYWLIKKNVNTGWLLVIAIVGGIALSAVGILA, from the coding sequence ATGGCAACCGCAACCAAGGACGTGTCCCTGAACAAGAAGGTCAGCCAGTTCTTCTGGCGCTCCTGGGCCATCCAGGCCTCTTGGAACTACGAGCGTCAGATGAACATGGGCTTCCTCTACGGTATGGTTCCCACGCTCGATCGCCTCTATCCGGACGAGTCCGACCCCAAGCAGCTTGCTGCTAAGAAAGAGGCTTACCACCGTCACATGGCGTTCTACAACTGCACCCCGCAGACGAGCGCTTTCATCCTGGGCCTCGCCGCCTCCATGGAGGAGGAGTACGCCAAGGATCCCGAGAACTTCAACCCCGATTCGATTAACGCGGTCAAGACCTCCCTTATGGGCCCGCTTTCCGGCATCGGTGACTCCTTCTTCCAGGGCACCATCCGCGTTATCGCCTTTGGCTTGGGCGTTCAGCTGGCTCAGCAGGGCTCCATCATGGGCCCGATCCTGGCCCTTCTCATCTCCATCGTCCCCTCCGTGCTGATTACTTGGTTCGCAGCCAAGATGGGCTATCAGGGCGGCCACGAGTACCTGAGCAAGCTTCAGGGCGGCGACCTCATGGAGAAGCTCATGTATGTCTGCGGCATCGTGGGTCTTATGTCCGTGGGCGGCATGATCGCTACGCTGATCGGCGCCACCACCCCGCTGCAGTTCGCTGAGGGCACCGTCGTGATCCAGGACATCCTGGACGGCATGATGCCCCAGATGATCTCCCTCGGCCTCACTGGCCTTATGTACTGGCTCATCAAGAAGAACGTCAACACCGGTTGGCTTCTCGTGATCGCCATTGTGGGCGGCATCGCCCTCTCCGCGGTCGGCATCCTGGCTTAG